Within the Phaseolus vulgaris cultivar G19833 chromosome 9, P. vulgaris v2.0, whole genome shotgun sequence genome, the region ATGTCACACCTCAGTCAAATTTATGCATGATTACTGATAGAGGAACAACAATATTATCAGCATTACAATCTCCTGAAGTTGCTTCCGAAGATGGTTTAACCTCAGTGTATTGCATACGCTATATAGCATCCAATTTCAATAAGAGGTTTAAAAATGTTGACTTAAAGCGGAAAATAATCAACATGGgtacgacttcagtatgacagggcaaaagtcgtgccaagttggcacgacttcagtatgacatggcagaagtcgtgcctaattggtacgacttctgcatatgaagtcgtacCTGTTGgggatcccacatcgactagagattagagcctttcattgtatataagtgggtgcaaacctcacgccattgagccggttttatggggttgagttaggctttaagtccacttcgtaatatggtatcagagccattttgagcctatcctagcgagtgtttgtgttagGCCTAttgtgccacccgctatcgggccacTATCGGACCACcaaaaatatatagtcccacgcacgagttggcagtctcggcgtgagcttgtatataagtgggtgcaaacctcaaccgtatgagtcggttttatggggttgacttaggcttaaagttcacttcgtaatagtactaattaggcacgacttacctaaatttataattttttttaaacggacaccattttggtaaaaaaaaaaaaaaataaccccatcatcAATAAACCTTCATATCACTATTATAATGcgtaatttataaattaagaaagggtaaaattaaagaaaataataataatttaacctATTTAAAAATGTGAACACATTTTTTCCCATCAATTTGTCCCACAATTTTATACTTGGTAATACTCAATCTAAAAGTGACACATATTGATTGGTGCTTATAAATTGCAAAATAAAAGCTTGGCAAGTTAAGCATGGAGGGAGCATACGTCCATATCAGAGTCCAAGCTCACCTGTGCCATCTTCTTCATCAACAAATCCGCCTTGTCACGAACTCTCACCGAACCCCTCACACAAAGATCAGCCAAGACGGTTGAAAATTCCGGCAGCATCAAAGCCTCAGTGACACAGTCTTCACTGTCATCAAAAAGACGGATAAGGATATCAGCAGCACCCTCCTTGCTCAACAAAGACCTACCCTTCAACACATTCAACATTACCCTAACTATCTCATCCGTTTTCTTCAAACCATTCAACCCTTCATCAAACCTCGCAAGGAGACTAAGAACAGCCAGAGAAGTTCCTGCCAGGTCTTCATTATCAGTACCCTTCACCACCTTAAGTAGCACTGCCACTACCCCGGCTCGCACTGCCAAAGTGCAGTTTCCATGAAAATGAACAAGCTCAGCCAGAGAACTCAGAAGGTGGTGCGCATCAGAACCACGAGACCCTTCAACTGCTTTCACTAGCAACTGAACTGTGCCTGCCACCCCAAACTTGGCCTTGTTTTTGTCATGCATGGCCAAGCTGCAAATCAACGAGGAGGCCAATTTGGAGGAGTCAAGGGAAAATGATGAGTTGGTGATGAGGGAGTTGAGGTAGTAAATGGTTTCCATGTCAGCAAGAGATTGCTTCAGATCTGGGTTGAGGGATAGGTTGAAGAGGGTTAATAGAGAAAGTGTTTGGATGATGGGGGAGGAAGAGTTTGTTAGTGTGGCTATTGTTGGAATGGCTCCTTCTGTTTGAGCTAGTGAGGTTCTGTTCTGGGAACTGACCTTGGTGATGGAAGCCAGCATTTGAAGAGCTTTCTCTTGAACTTCAGTTGAGTCTGATTGAACCAGGAACAGACATTCATTGATGGCATCAAAAACACGAGACGAGGATGATGATATTACTGACGACATCTCGTGTTCAGTACCACCTTTCAACCACCCAAGTTTTTTAGGCTTTAAATTGAAGTATTTAAGAAGCTTAAACTTAAACCCTACATCTTTGGTTATGTAAATTATGTATATATAGAGATAGTTTCAATGTTTCATTAGCATTGGAAATGGCTTAGATTTTTGTCCTACTCTTGGGGCTGTAACACATTTAATCTATATATCTTTGTCATTTCTCATTGGTCTCGTGCTCCTGCCAACACACTAAtattgagaagaaaaaaaaacactattcgGCTAgacagaaaaatatattttcacagcaatattcaaaataaaacatttaaatccaaaataaatcatttaataaGTGTATCTGTCCACCTATAAATTGTGAAAGACcatcaatttaaatttttaataagtGTATCTGTCCACCTATACATTTTGAAGAATTTTAAATTCACCAAATAAATGaattaatcttttattataaattagtgattaatttagaatataaaatagttagtagctaatgttaaaaattaatttataaattatttataatttttattaataataaaaattattttaaatactaataatattttagtttataaggtaatatttattttgtttaatatattaattatttatttattattcttaaaattaGTTAATGTAGTAATTagttatttgttgttttaaattagttactattgaatgattattttttgtatGTTAGAAgtatgtttaaaaataattttcaaaagatTTTCATAAGATTTGTGAATAGGAACAAAAGTTTTTGATACAGGTGCACCAGAGCCACTTTCATGTTATATGTAATAGGAATTTAGAATGGAATCAGTTATTTGCCTAAATCCATCTATACAAGCAGTTTTACATTTAAGATAattgaaaagtgaaaaatataaatattaggaTAATTCTAACAAATTGGATTGTTGTCTCTAATATAAAGAGAGAGATATGAATTACataattaatcaatttttttatcaaaaaataaacCAGGTTAAAATTAAAGATGTAAACTTATTTGAAGTCATGATTTAATTAAATACAGAGGCTATAGAAGAATTCAAATTGCATAAAACACGTCTAACTACAAGAAGGATTTACATGAacgaaataaataaaattcaaataataatgaAGACATCTTTAAACAATTTTAAGTTTCAAAGCTATTCATAGCAAGTGTTAGATAtaagtataaatttaaatattccaAATTAGtacaaaaataacttatttaGATTTTCAATCATTTCAAACATCTACACTTGCACTCAATAGAAGATGAAAGATGTTTAATTCTatgttcttttatttatttatttatagaattgactaaataaatacatttttaatatgattattattagaataaacttaactaaaatatattaatgttttaagtatagaataatatatatatatatatataattaatgttttGGTACACTAAATAGCCTCACATCGTTCAGAGGTCAATAAAgacaatttaaatacatttttttccaTGATCCTCtaaggtaccttttgatgatatAATCATAACGAAGTTATGAGCTTCAGAGTGAACAATATACCGGATGCGACAATTGACCCTAGTGATGTCACCTCAACGAACTTGAGGTTGGAACATTAATGTTATGTACACTCAATAGTCCAACATCACTTAGGAGTCAAGGATAAGGACAATTTAAATACATCTTCCTCCTTTAATCCTCTAAGACGCATTTTAAGAGCAAAATCGTGATGGGACTCTAAGCTCTAAAACGAAGATTGCATCAAATACAATTATTGACCCTAATGATATTATCTCAACGAACTTGAGGTTAAACATATGATAATATATCAACTTTACaaacataaacattatattTATGATAGTTGTTATATAATTAGTTTGTATGATTGTTTCTCTCATGTATTTACCCTTCTATTGAaagtgaataaataaataaataaaagaatattaataatatatcatTTCACACataaaacaaagaaataaaaaaataacacagtATATAGGTATTTATATTTGTAGATAATTTCATCACATATATTCAtgttttatgaaatttaaatcATGGTTTTATTTACATGCATTTATCTAAAATGaatcttataatattttttaatttaaaataagattaatatatttatatcaacATTATTATTACTAGTAGAAACACATACGTTCATGTCAAGTGCCTGCTGtccgcaattttttttttatggttaaaattttaaagtcaTAATTTTACTAcaacaataaagaaaaaatgattcaatgttttatatttattaataattcttaatttaatggaaacaaataaagaaagaaatgaaagaaTGATCAATTTGATAAAGAGGAATAGTAAGCGAACCTGCAAGCCAGAAGAGAGTGTGAGCACCGCCCCCAATCAATGACCTTAAAGGTTTGGTTGCGAAAGGCGAGATAAACAACAGATTACCATTACAAATCCAAGTTACAAAGATTCAATCTTTCGTAATGCAACGAACCTCTTCCATGCCTCGTGCGAGAAAGATCACGTTAGAAATCATAAACTCAAAATTCTATTGTCAAATTTGGAGAAGCTTCCATGCCACATTGGTGATGAGAATAATATGTGATCCATGAAGAAGGATGTAGTGAAGAAGAATAAGTTGTTTTGTTCCTCGTTGACATCTCCATCCATATCAATCACATTTTGAGTCATAGTGATTCGTGTTTTTTTGCAAATAAAGAACAAGAAACCAAATGATAAGAAGGAATAACAATTATGATTTTTAGAGAGGTGAAGATATGGGTAAAAAACCAATACAAAATGGTAAATAAACTACTTCACatccaaaatttaaaattggtatctttttttacaaaaatgatagaatattagttttaaaaataaaaaagaaaaacagttttcaattaaatataaaagtaattagttatttattaaatgctttaaaaaaaataactaaaatgtccaaaataaaacaataaaataaatattaatata harbors:
- the LOC137822249 gene encoding U-box domain-containing protein 14-like — encoded protein: MSSVISSSSSRVFDAINECLFLVQSDSTEVQEKALQMLASITKVSSQNRTSLAQTEGAIPTIATLTNSSSPIIQTLSLLTLFNLSLNPDLKQSLADMETIYYLNSLITNSSFSLDSSKLASSLICSLAMHDKNKAKFGVAGTVQLLVKAVEGSRGSDAHHLLSSLAELVHFHGNCTLAVRAGVVAVLLKVVKGTDNEDLAGTSLAVLSLLARFDEGLNGLKKTDEIVRVMLNVLKGRSLLSKEGAADILIRLFDDSEDCVTEALMLPEFSTVLADLCVRGSVRVRDKADLLMKKMAQVSLDSDMDVCSLHA